The following are encoded together in the Salmonella enterica subsp. enterica serovar Choleraesuis genome:
- a CDS encoding pyrimidine (deoxy)nucleoside triphosphate pyrophosphohydrolase: MNTPVVIDVVAAIIERDGKILLARRAGDRDQAGLWEFPGGKVESGESQPAALARELAEELGIEATIDEFVTSHQHPISGRIIALHAWTVSQFHGIPEPRCHSEFAWCAPEQAFNYALAPADIPLLEAFMASRASR; this comes from the coding sequence ATGAATACCCCGGTTGTTATTGATGTTGTCGCCGCCATTATCGAGCGCGACGGTAAAATTTTATTAGCCCGCCGGGCGGGCGATCGCGATCAGGCAGGCCTGTGGGAGTTTCCTGGCGGGAAAGTGGAATCAGGAGAGAGCCAGCCCGCAGCGCTCGCGCGCGAATTGGCGGAAGAACTAGGGATTGAGGCCACCATCGATGAGTTCGTGACCAGTCATCAACATCCGATATCAGGACGCATTATTGCCCTGCATGCGTGGACCGTAAGCCAGTTTCATGGCATCCCGGAGCCACGCTGCCACAGCGAATTTGCCTGGTGCGCGCCGGAGCAGGCATTTAATTATGCGCTGGCCCCTGCCGATATCCCACTGCTTGAAGCGTTTATGGCTTCACGCGCCTCCAGGTAA
- the gdhA gene encoding NADP-specific glutamate dehydrogenase: protein MEQNASLDDFLSRLQIRDPHQPEFAQAVREVMGSLWPFLSANPQYRNHALLERLIEPERVIQFRVCWCDDKNQVQVNRAWRVQFSSAIGPYKGGMRFHPSVNLSILKFLGFEQTLKNALTTLPMGGAKGGSDFDPKGKSDGEIMRFCQALMTELWRHLGPDTDVPAGDIGVGGREVGYMAGMMKKLANHSAGVFTGKGLSFGGSLIRPEATGYGLIYFLNAMLHQHGAGITDQRVAVSGSGNVARYAIDKAMTFGAKVVTASDSGGTVYDEAGFTPEKLALLHDIKERRGGRIADYARELSLPYFEGRTPWHIQVDIALPCATQNELHATDARLLIDNGVRAVAEGANMPTTIEATELFQQAGVLFAPGKAANAGGVATSGLEMAQNAARLSWRSEEVDGRLHQIMLDIHSSCVAMGGEGAQVDYVRGANIAGFVKVADAMLAQGVV from the coding sequence ATGGAACAGAACGCTTCGCTTGACGATTTTCTTTCCCGCTTACAAATCCGCGATCCCCATCAGCCCGAATTCGCACAGGCCGTGCGTGAGGTGATGGGCTCGCTGTGGCCATTTCTGAGCGCTAATCCCCAATATCGCAACCATGCCCTGCTTGAGCGCCTGATTGAGCCTGAGCGCGTCATTCAATTCCGGGTATGCTGGTGCGACGATAAAAATCAGGTGCAAGTCAACCGCGCGTGGCGCGTTCAGTTCAGCTCCGCCATTGGCCCCTATAAAGGCGGCATGCGCTTTCACCCTTCTGTGAACCTGTCGATTCTCAAGTTTCTGGGCTTTGAGCAGACGCTGAAAAACGCCCTGACCACCTTACCTATGGGCGGAGCTAAAGGCGGCAGCGACTTCGATCCTAAAGGCAAAAGCGATGGCGAAATTATGCGTTTTTGCCAGGCACTGATGACCGAGCTGTGGCGGCACCTGGGGCCGGATACCGATGTTCCTGCCGGTGATATTGGCGTTGGCGGGCGCGAGGTGGGCTATATGGCCGGGATGATGAAAAAGCTGGCTAACCACAGCGCTGGCGTTTTTACCGGTAAGGGCCTCTCCTTTGGCGGCAGCCTTATCCGTCCGGAAGCCACCGGCTATGGGCTTATCTATTTCTTAAATGCCATGTTGCATCAGCACGGCGCGGGGATTACCGACCAGCGGGTAGCCGTTTCCGGCTCCGGTAACGTAGCTCGCTATGCGATTGATAAGGCTATGACTTTCGGAGCTAAAGTGGTAACAGCTTCTGACTCCGGCGGTACGGTTTATGATGAAGCAGGCTTTACCCCTGAAAAACTGGCGCTGCTGCATGACATTAAAGAGCGACGCGGCGGGCGCATCGCCGACTATGCCCGCGAGCTGAGCTTGCCCTATTTCGAAGGCCGTACTCCATGGCATATCCAGGTCGATATCGCTCTGCCATGCGCCACTCAAAACGAACTACATGCCACCGATGCCCGATTGCTTATCGATAACGGCGTGCGCGCGGTCGCCGAAGGCGCCAATATGCCAACCACTATCGAGGCAACCGAACTGTTCCAGCAGGCGGGCGTGCTGTTTGCACCAGGTAAAGCGGCTAATGCCGGGGGCGTTGCCACCTCGGGGCTGGAAATGGCCCAGAACGCGGCCCGGCTGTCATGGCGCAGCGAGGAAGTGGATGGAAGGCTGCACCAGATAATGCTGGATATTCATTCGTCCTGCGTCGCGATGGGCGGTGAAGGCGCGCAGGTGGATTACGTGCGCGGTGCAAATATTGCCGGTTTTGTGAAAGTAGCCGATGCGATGCTGGCCCAGGGCGTGGTGTAA